A genomic region of Alicyclobacillus sp. SO9 contains the following coding sequences:
- a CDS encoding metal-dependent hydrolase, translating to MLNFKTHEMVGALSMEMVLVETHAGLHWWTPVLVVAAGLAAPVPDIDQPESWIAHKIPLGQVVGRFVRHRTVTHSLLFLALLWVVLLRVVQIPLPLGLSWRSVAFALWIGYASHPLADLLNPQGVQLLWPLPWWVKVLPEPIAIPVESGRESLLHAILTLLVVLIAAAFAVAHLPGHVPFVTSFSHHILSIITF from the coding sequence GTGCTGAATTTCAAGACCCATGAAATGGTGGGCGCTTTGTCTATGGAGATGGTCCTGGTAGAGACCCACGCCGGATTGCATTGGTGGACCCCCGTCCTGGTGGTGGCAGCGGGCCTTGCGGCTCCGGTACCGGACATTGACCAGCCAGAGAGCTGGATTGCCCACAAGATTCCCCTTGGCCAGGTTGTCGGTCGGTTTGTTAGGCACAGAACGGTCACCCACAGTTTGTTATTCCTGGCACTCTTGTGGGTGGTTTTGCTGAGAGTAGTGCAGATTCCGTTGCCACTGGGGCTTTCCTGGAGAAGTGTGGCCTTTGCCTTGTGGATTGGGTATGCTTCTCATCCCCTGGCAGATTTATTGAATCCACAGGGCGTGCAGCTGCTTTGGCCGCTTCCATGGTGGGTGAAGGTGTTACCAGAGCCCATTGCCATTCCTGTGGAGTCCGGACGAGAGTCACTCTTGCACGCCATCTTGACGTTGCTGGTAGTCCTCATCGCCGCTGCCTTTGCGGTTGCCCACTTACCTGGCCACGTCCCCTTTGTCACGTCGTTCTCGCATCACATTCTCAGCATCATCACTTTCTAG
- a CDS encoding recombinase family protein, translated as MKGQRIGYVRVSTVEQHPDRQLDGVSLDRVFTDKVSGKTTHRPQLQALLEFVREGDLVVVHSMDRLARNLDDLRSIVRRLTERGIQVEFIKENLTFSGKDSPMATLLLSVMGAFAEFERALIRERQREGIELAKQRGVYHGRKKSLTDDQVIELRRRARSGERKSELARAFGVSRGTVYEYLKEQPVDST; from the coding sequence GTGAAGGGGCAGAGAATTGGATATGTACGTGTAAGCACGGTGGAACAGCATCCAGACCGACAACTGGACGGTGTATCCCTGGACCGGGTCTTTACGGATAAAGTGTCCGGTAAGACCACTCATAGACCCCAACTCCAGGCATTGTTGGAGTTCGTGCGAGAAGGGGATCTTGTCGTCGTTCATAGCATGGACCGCTTGGCCCGAAACTTGGATGACTTGCGCAGTATTGTACGCCGTCTAACGGAACGCGGCATACAGGTGGAGTTTATCAAGGAGAATCTCACTTTTTCCGGCAAGGATTCTCCCATGGCCACTTTGTTGCTGTCAGTTATGGGAGCCTTTGCCGAATTTGAACGTGCCCTGATTCGAGAACGTCAACGTGAAGGGATTGAACTCGCGAAACAACGCGGCGTATACCATGGTCGCAAGAAGTCGCTAACTGATGATCAAGTCATAGAATTGCGCAGACGAGCGCGGTCAGGAGAGAGAAAATCTGAACTGGCTCGTGCGTTTGGGGTCAGCCGGGGAACGGTTTATGAATACTTGAAGGAGCAACCTGTCGATAGCACATAA
- a CDS encoding TcpE family conjugal transfer membrane protein — translation MNRTYRKLFHQRPTLTSLGDFKFPAGISVPLDGLLAFVICLLPAAIVAPVLHWTLGINRLIATPMLAFAGAWLATRMDMQGKPFPVWLMNLAAYFFRAHHSNGWDPIKAAGRIPGSLQVDVGWLLSKGNQVQSGALPVEVRSIQGDPVELQTHVPVDVRRLERRRYIIQRAVSSATPRHTKKATTGLQPGQLSLTGTEVKWQTLTSVPTFQPGQKASKDVRDHQIRF, via the coding sequence ATGAACAGAACCTATCGGAAGTTGTTTCATCAACGCCCGACCTTGACCAGCCTGGGGGACTTCAAGTTCCCCGCAGGCATCAGTGTCCCCTTGGATGGGCTGTTGGCGTTTGTCATTTGCCTCTTGCCTGCTGCGATTGTAGCACCGGTTTTGCACTGGACGCTGGGGATCAACCGTCTCATCGCCACCCCCATGCTGGCGTTTGCCGGAGCGTGGCTGGCAACACGGATGGACATGCAGGGGAAACCCTTTCCGGTGTGGTTGATGAATCTTGCTGCCTATTTCTTTCGTGCCCATCACAGCAACGGCTGGGACCCCATCAAGGCAGCAGGGCGCATTCCTGGGAGCCTCCAAGTCGATGTGGGCTGGTTGTTGTCCAAGGGCAACCAGGTACAGTCTGGTGCGCTGCCGGTAGAAGTGCGTTCCATTCAAGGCGATCCCGTTGAGCTCCAGACCCACGTGCCGGTGGATGTGAGAAGGCTGGAGAGACGCAGATATATCATCCAGCGTGCTGTTTCTTCTGCCACACCCCGTCATACCAAGAAAGCGACCACAGGGTTGCAGCCTGGGCAGTTGTCCTTGACGGGCACGGAGGTCAAGTGGCAGACGCTCACATCGGTACCCACATTCCAACCCGGGCAGAAGGCGTCGAAGGACGTACGGGATCATCAAATTCGGTTTTAG
- a CDS encoding ATP-binding protein: MAHKLFPAMYWEDNRIFDVEGQAWGVYKLPQFPYEFRAETERLAVSDRFERFLHNYTGKGMLLSLSKQLSRQQLEQQMRARSSHKYWQEHVDAAMTELKYRLAYERRVYLILPLRTSTANLRLDQLLTDSNAWKETLKKAGRQVMNGIMDIGQSALDAFLRQGTQKELSDDLLQSAYSVDRQLMAKLNGAMNGKVERATPAELEWLHRKPYFRGIEEPQSVLPEQLPVLLSTKQNTTVIRPLRTSMLQIAEADVVEDLFRVRVQHPNQQTSYQSVMALSNFAEGIEDLGNEWLYEPLEELDFPVDACIHFEVIPGHVARAKVHRKKGAAEDQWDELAKDGDVELDVEDGLADAPILAAKLKEGMPLVEFQSFMAIGADDEQKLLEREEKLINQMDGYARLVHPPGDARALWQAFFPCFTGGVHSTWKVPAEPRVVACGAPLGTSTLGDPSGFLFGHLIRSGKPVFMDPERPMRVLNHSGSMALIGVTGSGKSMTMKNITDKLLALGGMGYALDPKKDEYFSLYQRWASDAYWLRYGREAGAAFTPFHLAADAGDARAIAQGWLGILLNISGSREDRYAAIVVNAALNKLYQMESWDMEFFLACVAQVGAEGENEEERQTAALIRRTLDQFRHDPVAQCVFGQDEANQTLADAKLVVQSLRNLEFPDRSMPDPDKWREPQRFAVSMLYLSTQIGLRKLMEADPAIPKFFLIDEAWILRSIPEGRELINRILLLGRALNLILVLGIQNPDVLLPKDENDDLTANLGWLMFFTLESNVQVRHAVQILNLPDDEDWQKVFSEFGNGHGLVRDPEGHVGELQVDLLPETLKEAFSTTPGGTETEGKKRQRKVRLQRA; this comes from the coding sequence GTGGCGCACAAACTGTTTCCTGCAATGTATTGGGAAGACAATCGCATTTTTGATGTGGAGGGACAAGCCTGGGGGGTATACAAGTTGCCCCAGTTCCCCTATGAGTTTCGGGCAGAAACGGAACGGTTGGCCGTGTCCGACCGCTTTGAACGGTTTTTGCACAACTACACGGGGAAGGGCATGCTGCTCAGCTTGAGCAAGCAGTTGTCTCGACAGCAATTGGAGCAGCAGATGCGGGCGAGATCGTCGCATAAGTATTGGCAGGAGCATGTAGATGCGGCGATGACAGAGTTGAAGTATCGCCTGGCCTATGAGCGCAGAGTCTACTTGATTCTGCCACTGCGAACGTCTACCGCTAATCTGCGGCTGGACCAATTGTTGACCGACAGCAACGCGTGGAAAGAGACGCTGAAAAAAGCGGGACGGCAGGTTATGAATGGCATCATGGACATCGGCCAAAGTGCGCTGGACGCTTTCTTGCGGCAAGGGACGCAAAAGGAACTGTCGGATGACTTGCTGCAGTCTGCGTACAGTGTGGACCGTCAATTGATGGCCAAACTGAACGGGGCCATGAACGGCAAGGTGGAGCGGGCCACACCGGCAGAGCTGGAGTGGTTACATCGCAAACCGTACTTTCGAGGAATTGAGGAGCCGCAAAGTGTTCTCCCGGAACAGCTGCCCGTCTTGTTGTCTACGAAGCAGAACACAACGGTGATTCGACCGTTGCGCACTTCCATGCTGCAAATTGCCGAAGCAGATGTGGTAGAGGACCTGTTTCGGGTTCGGGTCCAACACCCGAATCAACAGACCAGCTACCAGTCTGTCATGGCCCTGTCCAACTTCGCGGAGGGCATCGAGGACCTGGGGAACGAATGGTTGTATGAACCGCTGGAGGAACTGGATTTTCCGGTAGATGCGTGTATCCATTTTGAAGTGATTCCAGGACACGTTGCCAGAGCCAAGGTTCATCGCAAGAAAGGGGCTGCGGAAGACCAGTGGGACGAGCTGGCCAAAGATGGAGACGTGGAATTGGACGTGGAGGATGGATTGGCCGATGCACCCATATTGGCAGCCAAGCTGAAGGAAGGGATGCCCCTGGTCGAATTTCAGTCTTTCATGGCCATTGGGGCAGACGATGAACAGAAGCTCCTGGAACGGGAGGAGAAACTCATTAACCAGATGGATGGGTATGCCCGCCTGGTCCATCCACCAGGAGATGCGAGAGCGTTGTGGCAGGCATTCTTTCCATGCTTCACGGGAGGGGTTCATTCGACCTGGAAGGTGCCCGCTGAACCTCGGGTGGTGGCATGTGGAGCCCCGCTTGGGACCAGTACCCTGGGAGACCCTTCTGGATTTCTCTTTGGTCACCTGATTCGTAGCGGGAAACCTGTGTTTATGGATCCGGAACGACCCATGCGCGTGCTGAATCACTCCGGTTCCATGGCCTTGATTGGGGTGACCGGATCCGGGAAGTCCATGACCATGAAGAATATTACGGATAAGCTGCTGGCATTAGGCGGCATGGGATATGCGCTTGATCCCAAGAAAGATGAGTACTTTAGTCTCTATCAGAGATGGGCCTCTGATGCCTACTGGTTGCGCTATGGCCGGGAGGCAGGGGCCGCGTTTACGCCCTTTCACCTGGCCGCTGACGCTGGAGATGCAAGGGCCATTGCCCAAGGCTGGTTGGGCATTTTACTCAATATCTCCGGATCCCGAGAGGACCGGTACGCGGCTATTGTCGTCAACGCTGCGCTGAATAAGTTGTATCAGATGGAGTCTTGGGATATGGAATTTTTTCTGGCTTGTGTCGCACAAGTTGGGGCAGAAGGGGAAAACGAGGAAGAGCGGCAGACGGCCGCCTTGATTCGTCGCACGCTGGACCAATTTCGTCATGACCCGGTAGCGCAGTGTGTCTTTGGCCAGGATGAGGCGAATCAGACGCTGGCGGATGCCAAACTGGTGGTGCAAAGTTTGCGGAATCTGGAGTTTCCGGACCGGAGCATGCCGGATCCAGACAAGTGGCGGGAGCCGCAGCGTTTCGCTGTTTCGATGTTGTATCTGTCGACACAGATTGGCCTGCGCAAACTCATGGAAGCGGACCCTGCGATCCCAAAGTTCTTCCTCATCGACGAGGCGTGGATTTTGCGGTCCATCCCCGAAGGTCGGGAACTCATCAATCGCATTCTGTTGCTGGGGCGGGCCTTGAACCTGATTCTCGTTCTGGGCATTCAGAACCCGGATGTGCTGCTGCCAAAGGATGAAAACGACGACTTGACCGCCAATCTCGGCTGGCTCATGTTTTTTACGCTGGAATCCAATGTCCAGGTCCGTCACGCAGTCCAGATTTTGAATCTCCCGGATGATGAGGATTGGCAAAAAGTATTTTCCGAGTTTGGGAACGGGCATGGATTGGTGAGGGACCCTGAAGGGCACGTCGGGGAGCTGCAAGTGGATTTACTTCCAGAAACCCTGAAAGAGGCGTTTTCTACCACGCCAGGTGGTACAGAGACAGAGGGCAAGAAGAGACAACGAAAGGTGCGTCTACAACGAGCATGA
- a CDS encoding conjugal transfer protein yields the protein MKLRKVVRVMMFILVILGAIGGVGTLIPHHTAAVKKVSKSVHYAGERAFAAAFAKAYLTFQPSDSSSTREQEMSSFAGNTSWLGTDPAVSSPGKKAQTVGQVLAGRVSKLDTSHVTVNVLVYLRTPKARWVKLVVPVGISGSHYDVYAPPTLTNAFTGVASVQDKTWSGNAAPAAVVTKVQNVLQGFLPLYFQSRGVTPLQPYLNSAAHVQPGDGLVKFVKIDTLNVYGAKTGPWIAVTDVQVSDPVTKMHYEEEFAIGLESQAGHDVITGIVVN from the coding sequence ATGAAGCTACGTAAAGTCGTGCGCGTCATGATGTTTATACTTGTTATTCTAGGGGCCATCGGGGGTGTAGGAACGCTCATTCCCCATCATACAGCGGCTGTAAAGAAAGTGTCGAAGTCTGTCCATTACGCCGGAGAGCGGGCGTTTGCAGCAGCCTTTGCGAAAGCGTACCTGACGTTTCAGCCTTCGGATTCATCGAGTACAAGGGAACAGGAAATGTCCTCCTTTGCCGGAAATACCAGCTGGTTAGGGACGGATCCGGCTGTGAGCTCTCCAGGGAAGAAAGCGCAAACGGTGGGTCAGGTGCTGGCGGGCCGGGTTTCAAAACTGGATACGTCCCATGTCACGGTGAATGTGCTGGTGTATCTGCGGACGCCAAAGGCGCGCTGGGTGAAGTTGGTGGTCCCAGTTGGCATCTCTGGCTCACACTATGACGTCTATGCGCCGCCTACACTCACAAACGCCTTTACAGGGGTCGCCAGTGTGCAGGACAAAACTTGGTCGGGAAATGCGGCACCGGCAGCAGTGGTCACGAAAGTGCAAAACGTGCTCCAAGGTTTTCTTCCTCTGTACTTTCAATCCAGGGGGGTTACACCGCTGCAGCCGTATTTAAACTCGGCTGCCCATGTGCAACCGGGAGATGGACTAGTGAAGTTTGTGAAGATCGATACCCTGAACGTCTATGGTGCGAAGACCGGGCCTTGGATTGCCGTGACAGACGTCCAGGTCAGCGATCCGGTGACAAAGATGCACTATGAAGAAGAGTTCGCTATTGGGCTGGAAAGCCAGGCCGGGCACGATGTCATTACGGGGATTGTCGTGAATTGA